The following proteins are encoded in a genomic region of Micropterus dolomieu isolate WLL.071019.BEF.003 ecotype Adirondacks linkage group LG04, ASM2129224v1, whole genome shotgun sequence:
- the ftr84 gene encoding tripartite motif-containing protein 16 isoform X3: MADPISPVPSEAYCPLCMDTLRDPVTIPCGDTYCLECIKIYWDQLDHMGLYSCPQCRTTFTPRPVLRRNPPDVKPKPQRQLPELSPFPYMQRESFCDFCIGRRNKAVKSCLVCLAYYCETHVKPHYESSTFRRHKLVDETGHLDRKICPQHEKGLELFCRSDQMCICVLCTVKEHRSHNITSAEEERIEKQKVLLATQSEVQRITQERIKELQELKHNVDILKSCAQRAQAGSDKTFHEMLQAVERWKAEINQMIVTNMQSVVSQAKGYVERLEQEIMELQRRDTELRQIIETEDNIHFLQNFPTLCAPPEAMVPKVLINPQFSFGEMSKTATEMKEHVDDIFSETPVYILLPRNGEKQLKVPSGVDLQEPKTRKDFLRYCCKMSIDPNTVSKELVLSDRNQRVTRKKTIQFYPDHPERFDGFCQALCKEPLTGFRFYWEAEWSGEFSIGVAYKSISRKGKSSHSLLGYNDKSWSLLCSDSGYSAWHNKVDRDLPDAPKATRIGVYLDYAGNTVAFYSISEAMELIHRFKAQFSEPLYAGFGVGSSVTLCQLQPL, encoded by the exons ATGGCTGATCCTATTTCCCCTGTACCATCAGAGGCTTACTGTCCTCTGTGTATGGACACATTGAGAGACCCGGTCACCATCCCCTGTGGAGACACCTACTGCTTGGAATGCATAAAGATCTACTGGGACCAGTTAGACCACATGGGTTTGTACAGCTGCCCACAGTGCCGTACAACCTTCACACCACGGCCCGTGCTGAGACGCAATCCGCCCGACGTAAAACCTAAGCCGCAGCGCCAACTTCCGGAGCTCAGTCCTTTCCCCTACATGCAGCGGGAATCCTTCTGCGATTTCTGTATTGGCCGCCGTAACAAGGCCGTCAAGTCGTGCCTCGTGTGCCTAGCCTACTACTGTGAAACGCACGTCAAGCCACATTATGAGTCGTCCACCTTCAGGAGACACAAGCTGGTGGATGAGACGGGCCACCTGGACAGGAAGATCTGCCCCCAGCATGAGAAAGGCCTGGAGCTGTTCTGTCGCTCTGACCagatgtgtatctgtgtgctgTGTACTGTCAAAGAGCACCGCAGCCACAACATTACCTCAGCAGAAGAAGAGCGCATCGAAAAACAA AAAGTCTTGTTGGCCACCCAGTCTGAAGTCCAGCGCATCACTCAGGAGAGGATAAAGGAGCTGCAGGAGCTCAAACATAATGTAGACATTCTCAAA AGTTGTGCCCAGCGAGCTCAGGCAGGAAGTGATAAGACATTCCACGAAATGCTGCAGGCGGTGGAGCGCTGGAAGGCTGAAATCAATCAGATGATAGTGACCAACATGCAGTCAGTCGTGTCGCAGGCTAAGGGCTATGTGGAGCGTCTGGAGCAGGAGATCATGGAGCTGCAGCGCAGAGACACAGAGCTACGGCAGATCATCGAAACAGAGGACAACATTCATTTTCTGCAG AATTTTCCGACCCTGTGTGCTCCTCCTGAGGCCATGGTGCCGAAAGTGCTTATCAACCCTCAGTTCTCCTTTGGAGAGATGAGCAAGACAGCCACAgagatgaaggaacatgtggaTGACATCT TCAGTGAAACCCCTGTGTACATATTGTTGCCAAGAAATGGAGAAAAACAACTCAAAG TTCCTTCTGGAGTTGATTTACAGGAGCCAAAAACCAGGAAAGACTTCTTAAGAT ACTGCTGCAAGATGTCCATTGATCCAAACACGGTCTCTAAAGAGCTGGTCTTGTCGGACAGGAACCAGAGGGTCACCCGGAAGAAAACAATCCAGTTTTATCCAGATCATCCGGAACGCTTTGATGGCTTCTGCCAGGCGCTGTGCAAGGAGCCTCTGACTGGTTTCCGATTTTACTGGGAGGCAGAGTGGAGCGGGGAGTTTTCCATCGGGGTGGCCTACAAGAGCATCAGTCGCAAGGGGAAGAGTTCGCACAGCCTGCTGGGCTACAACGACAAGTCTTGGAGTCTCCTTTGCTCAGACTCAGGCTACTCTGCCTGGCACAACAAAGTAGACAGAGACCTTCCTGATGCTCCCAAGGCCACACGAATTGGTGTGTACCTGGATTATGCAGGCAACACTGTGGCCTTTTACTCAATATCAGAGGCCATGGAGCTTATCCACAGATTCAAAGCTCAGTTTAGTGAGCCTTTGTATGCTGGTTTTGGTGTGGGCTCCTCTGTTACCCTCTGCCAGCTACAGCCATTGTGA
- the tppp2 gene encoding tubulin polymerization-promoting protein family member 2, translating into MAEGSVSIAEVETSFQKFAVHGDTKATGKEMNGKNFAKICKDCHIIDGKNVTTTDVDIVFSKVKAKSARVITFEQFNQALMELAPKRFKGKSKEEALQQLYGLIAGKEPANIGVTKVAKAAAVDRLTDATKYTGAHKERFDESGKGRGKAGREDIPDTSGYVGSYKGSGTYDEKVKEA; encoded by the exons ATGGCTGAGGGCTCAGTGAGTATAGCAGAGGTGGAGACATCCTTCCAGAAGTTTGCAGTCCATGGAGACACTAAGGCCACAGGGAAGGAAATGAACGGCAAGAACTTTGCCAAAATCTGCAAGGACTGTCACATCATCGATGGCAAGAACGTCACCACTACAGATGTTGACATAGTTTTCAGCAAAGTCAA GGCAAAGTCAGCTCGTGTAATTACATTTGAGCAGTTCAACCAGGCCCTGATGGAGTTGGCTCCCAAACGTTTTAAAGGCAAAAGCAAAGAGGAGGCGCTTCAGCAGCTCTATGGTCTCATTGCTGGGAAGGAGCCTGCCAACATCGGAGTTACT AAAGTGGCAAAGGCAGCAGCAGTAGACAGACTGACCGATGCCACCAAGTACACTGGAGCACACAAGGAGCGGTTCGATGAGTcaggaaaaggaagaggaaaggCCGGGCGCGAGGACATCCCAGACACTAGTGGCTATGTGGGATCTTACAAGGGCAGCGGCACTTATGATGAAAAAGTGAAAGAAGCATAA
- the ftr84 gene encoding tripartite motif-containing protein 16 isoform X4 — protein MDTLRDPVTIPCGDTYCLECIKIYWDQLDHMGLYSCPQCRTTFTPRPVLRRNPPDVKPKPQRQLPELSPFPYMQRESFCDFCIGRRNKAVKSCLVCLAYYCETHVKPHYESSTFRRHKLVDETGHLDRKICPQHEKGLELFCRSDQMCICVLCTVKEHRSHNITSAEEERIEKQKVLLATQSEVQRITQERIKELQELKHNVDILKSCAQRAQAGSDKTFHEMLQAVERWKAEINQMIVTNMQSVVSQAKGYVERLEQEIMELQRRDTELRQIIETEDNIHFLQNFPTLCAPPEAMVPKVLINPQFSFGEMSKTATEMKEHVDDICKKELSKISKTVSETPVYILLPRNGEKQLKAVPSGVDLQEPKTRKDFLRYCCKMSIDPNTVSKELVLSDRNQRVTRKKTIQFYPDHPERFDGFCQALCKEPLTGFRFYWEAEWSGEFSIGVAYKSISRKGKSSHSLLGYNDKSWSLLCSDSGYSAWHNKVDRDLPDAPKATRIGVYLDYAGNTVAFYSISEAMELIHRFKAQFSEPLYAGFGVGSSVTLCQLQPL, from the exons ATGGACACATTGAGAGACCCGGTCACCATCCCCTGTGGAGACACCTACTGCTTGGAATGCATAAAGATCTACTGGGACCAGTTAGACCACATGGGTTTGTACAGCTGCCCACAGTGCCGTACAACCTTCACACCACGGCCCGTGCTGAGACGCAATCCGCCCGACGTAAAACCTAAGCCGCAGCGCCAACTTCCGGAGCTCAGTCCTTTCCCCTACATGCAGCGGGAATCCTTCTGCGATTTCTGTATTGGCCGCCGTAACAAGGCCGTCAAGTCGTGCCTCGTGTGCCTAGCCTACTACTGTGAAACGCACGTCAAGCCACATTATGAGTCGTCCACCTTCAGGAGACACAAGCTGGTGGATGAGACGGGCCACCTGGACAGGAAGATCTGCCCCCAGCATGAGAAAGGCCTGGAGCTGTTCTGTCGCTCTGACCagatgtgtatctgtgtgctgTGTACTGTCAAAGAGCACCGCAGCCACAACATTACCTCAGCAGAAGAAGAGCGCATCGAAAAACAA AAAGTCTTGTTGGCCACCCAGTCTGAAGTCCAGCGCATCACTCAGGAGAGGATAAAGGAGCTGCAGGAGCTCAAACATAATGTAGACATTCTCAAA AGTTGTGCCCAGCGAGCTCAGGCAGGAAGTGATAAGACATTCCACGAAATGCTGCAGGCGGTGGAGCGCTGGAAGGCTGAAATCAATCAGATGATAGTGACCAACATGCAGTCAGTCGTGTCGCAGGCTAAGGGCTATGTGGAGCGTCTGGAGCAGGAGATCATGGAGCTGCAGCGCAGAGACACAGAGCTACGGCAGATCATCGAAACAGAGGACAACATTCATTTTCTGCAG AATTTTCCGACCCTGTGTGCTCCTCCTGAGGCCATGGTGCCGAAAGTGCTTATCAACCCTCAGTTCTCCTTTGGAGAGATGAGCAAGACAGCCACAgagatgaaggaacatgtggaTGACATCTGTAAGAAGGAATTGAGCAAAATCTCCAAGACAG TCAGTGAAACCCCTGTGTACATATTGTTGCCAAGAAATGGAGAAAAACAACTCAAAG CAGTTCCTTCTGGAGTTGATTTACAGGAGCCAAAAACCAGGAAAGACTTCTTAAGAT ACTGCTGCAAGATGTCCATTGATCCAAACACGGTCTCTAAAGAGCTGGTCTTGTCGGACAGGAACCAGAGGGTCACCCGGAAGAAAACAATCCAGTTTTATCCAGATCATCCGGAACGCTTTGATGGCTTCTGCCAGGCGCTGTGCAAGGAGCCTCTGACTGGTTTCCGATTTTACTGGGAGGCAGAGTGGAGCGGGGAGTTTTCCATCGGGGTGGCCTACAAGAGCATCAGTCGCAAGGGGAAGAGTTCGCACAGCCTGCTGGGCTACAACGACAAGTCTTGGAGTCTCCTTTGCTCAGACTCAGGCTACTCTGCCTGGCACAACAAAGTAGACAGAGACCTTCCTGATGCTCCCAAGGCCACACGAATTGGTGTGTACCTGGATTATGCAGGCAACACTGTGGCCTTTTACTCAATATCAGAGGCCATGGAGCTTATCCACAGATTCAAAGCTCAGTTTAGTGAGCCTTTGTATGCTGGTTTTGGTGTGGGCTCCTCTGTTACCCTCTGCCAGCTACAGCCATTGTGA
- the ftr84 gene encoding tripartite motif-containing protein 16 isoform X1 produces MADPISPVPSEAYCPLCMDTLRDPVTIPCGDTYCLECIKIYWDQLDHMGLYSCPQCRTTFTPRPVLRRNPPDVKPKPQRQLPELSPFPYMQRESFCDFCIGRRNKAVKSCLVCLAYYCETHVKPHYESSTFRRHKLVDETGHLDRKICPQHEKGLELFCRSDQMCICVLCTVKEHRSHNITSAEEERIEKQKVLLATQSEVQRITQERIKELQELKHNVDILKSCAQRAQAGSDKTFHEMLQAVERWKAEINQMIVTNMQSVVSQAKGYVERLEQEIMELQRRDTELRQIIETEDNIHFLQNFPTLCAPPEAMVPKVLINPQFSFGEMSKTATEMKEHVDDICKKELSKISKTVSETPVYILLPRNGEKQLKAVPSGVDLQEPKTRKDFLRYCCKMSIDPNTVSKELVLSDRNQRVTRKKTIQFYPDHPERFDGFCQALCKEPLTGFRFYWEAEWSGEFSIGVAYKSISRKGKSSHSLLGYNDKSWSLLCSDSGYSAWHNKVDRDLPDAPKATRIGVYLDYAGNTVAFYSISEAMELIHRFKAQFSEPLYAGFGVGSSVTLCQLQPL; encoded by the exons ATGGCTGATCCTATTTCCCCTGTACCATCAGAGGCTTACTGTCCTCTGTGTATGGACACATTGAGAGACCCGGTCACCATCCCCTGTGGAGACACCTACTGCTTGGAATGCATAAAGATCTACTGGGACCAGTTAGACCACATGGGTTTGTACAGCTGCCCACAGTGCCGTACAACCTTCACACCACGGCCCGTGCTGAGACGCAATCCGCCCGACGTAAAACCTAAGCCGCAGCGCCAACTTCCGGAGCTCAGTCCTTTCCCCTACATGCAGCGGGAATCCTTCTGCGATTTCTGTATTGGCCGCCGTAACAAGGCCGTCAAGTCGTGCCTCGTGTGCCTAGCCTACTACTGTGAAACGCACGTCAAGCCACATTATGAGTCGTCCACCTTCAGGAGACACAAGCTGGTGGATGAGACGGGCCACCTGGACAGGAAGATCTGCCCCCAGCATGAGAAAGGCCTGGAGCTGTTCTGTCGCTCTGACCagatgtgtatctgtgtgctgTGTACTGTCAAAGAGCACCGCAGCCACAACATTACCTCAGCAGAAGAAGAGCGCATCGAAAAACAA AAAGTCTTGTTGGCCACCCAGTCTGAAGTCCAGCGCATCACTCAGGAGAGGATAAAGGAGCTGCAGGAGCTCAAACATAATGTAGACATTCTCAAA AGTTGTGCCCAGCGAGCTCAGGCAGGAAGTGATAAGACATTCCACGAAATGCTGCAGGCGGTGGAGCGCTGGAAGGCTGAAATCAATCAGATGATAGTGACCAACATGCAGTCAGTCGTGTCGCAGGCTAAGGGCTATGTGGAGCGTCTGGAGCAGGAGATCATGGAGCTGCAGCGCAGAGACACAGAGCTACGGCAGATCATCGAAACAGAGGACAACATTCATTTTCTGCAG AATTTTCCGACCCTGTGTGCTCCTCCTGAGGCCATGGTGCCGAAAGTGCTTATCAACCCTCAGTTCTCCTTTGGAGAGATGAGCAAGACAGCCACAgagatgaaggaacatgtggaTGACATCTGTAAGAAGGAATTGAGCAAAATCTCCAAGACAG TCAGTGAAACCCCTGTGTACATATTGTTGCCAAGAAATGGAGAAAAACAACTCAAAG CAGTTCCTTCTGGAGTTGATTTACAGGAGCCAAAAACCAGGAAAGACTTCTTAAGAT ACTGCTGCAAGATGTCCATTGATCCAAACACGGTCTCTAAAGAGCTGGTCTTGTCGGACAGGAACCAGAGGGTCACCCGGAAGAAAACAATCCAGTTTTATCCAGATCATCCGGAACGCTTTGATGGCTTCTGCCAGGCGCTGTGCAAGGAGCCTCTGACTGGTTTCCGATTTTACTGGGAGGCAGAGTGGAGCGGGGAGTTTTCCATCGGGGTGGCCTACAAGAGCATCAGTCGCAAGGGGAAGAGTTCGCACAGCCTGCTGGGCTACAACGACAAGTCTTGGAGTCTCCTTTGCTCAGACTCAGGCTACTCTGCCTGGCACAACAAAGTAGACAGAGACCTTCCTGATGCTCCCAAGGCCACACGAATTGGTGTGTACCTGGATTATGCAGGCAACACTGTGGCCTTTTACTCAATATCAGAGGCCATGGAGCTTATCCACAGATTCAAAGCTCAGTTTAGTGAGCCTTTGTATGCTGGTTTTGGTGTGGGCTCCTCTGTTACCCTCTGCCAGCTACAGCCATTGTGA
- the ftr84 gene encoding tripartite motif-containing protein 16 isoform X2, producing MADPISPVPSEAYCPLCMDTLRDPVTIPCGDTYCLECIKIYWDQLDHMGLYSCPQCRTTFTPRPVLRRNPPDVKPKPQRQLPELSPFPYMQRESFCDFCIGRRNKAVKSCLVCLAYYCETHVKPHYESSTFRRHKLVDETGHLDRKICPQHEKGLELFCRSDQMCICVLCTVKEHRSHNITSAEEERIEKQKVLLATQSEVQRITQERIKELQELKHNVDILKSCAQRAQAGSDKTFHEMLQAVERWKAEINQMIVTNMQSVVSQAKGYVERLEQEIMELQRRDTELRQIIETEDNIHFLQNFPTLCAPPEAMVPKVLINPQFSFGEMSKTATEMKEHVDDICKKELSKISKTVSETPVYILLPRNGEKQLKVPSGVDLQEPKTRKDFLRYCCKMSIDPNTVSKELVLSDRNQRVTRKKTIQFYPDHPERFDGFCQALCKEPLTGFRFYWEAEWSGEFSIGVAYKSISRKGKSSHSLLGYNDKSWSLLCSDSGYSAWHNKVDRDLPDAPKATRIGVYLDYAGNTVAFYSISEAMELIHRFKAQFSEPLYAGFGVGSSVTLCQLQPL from the exons ATGGCTGATCCTATTTCCCCTGTACCATCAGAGGCTTACTGTCCTCTGTGTATGGACACATTGAGAGACCCGGTCACCATCCCCTGTGGAGACACCTACTGCTTGGAATGCATAAAGATCTACTGGGACCAGTTAGACCACATGGGTTTGTACAGCTGCCCACAGTGCCGTACAACCTTCACACCACGGCCCGTGCTGAGACGCAATCCGCCCGACGTAAAACCTAAGCCGCAGCGCCAACTTCCGGAGCTCAGTCCTTTCCCCTACATGCAGCGGGAATCCTTCTGCGATTTCTGTATTGGCCGCCGTAACAAGGCCGTCAAGTCGTGCCTCGTGTGCCTAGCCTACTACTGTGAAACGCACGTCAAGCCACATTATGAGTCGTCCACCTTCAGGAGACACAAGCTGGTGGATGAGACGGGCCACCTGGACAGGAAGATCTGCCCCCAGCATGAGAAAGGCCTGGAGCTGTTCTGTCGCTCTGACCagatgtgtatctgtgtgctgTGTACTGTCAAAGAGCACCGCAGCCACAACATTACCTCAGCAGAAGAAGAGCGCATCGAAAAACAA AAAGTCTTGTTGGCCACCCAGTCTGAAGTCCAGCGCATCACTCAGGAGAGGATAAAGGAGCTGCAGGAGCTCAAACATAATGTAGACATTCTCAAA AGTTGTGCCCAGCGAGCTCAGGCAGGAAGTGATAAGACATTCCACGAAATGCTGCAGGCGGTGGAGCGCTGGAAGGCTGAAATCAATCAGATGATAGTGACCAACATGCAGTCAGTCGTGTCGCAGGCTAAGGGCTATGTGGAGCGTCTGGAGCAGGAGATCATGGAGCTGCAGCGCAGAGACACAGAGCTACGGCAGATCATCGAAACAGAGGACAACATTCATTTTCTGCAG AATTTTCCGACCCTGTGTGCTCCTCCTGAGGCCATGGTGCCGAAAGTGCTTATCAACCCTCAGTTCTCCTTTGGAGAGATGAGCAAGACAGCCACAgagatgaaggaacatgtggaTGACATCTGTAAGAAGGAATTGAGCAAAATCTCCAAGACAG TCAGTGAAACCCCTGTGTACATATTGTTGCCAAGAAATGGAGAAAAACAACTCAAAG TTCCTTCTGGAGTTGATTTACAGGAGCCAAAAACCAGGAAAGACTTCTTAAGAT ACTGCTGCAAGATGTCCATTGATCCAAACACGGTCTCTAAAGAGCTGGTCTTGTCGGACAGGAACCAGAGGGTCACCCGGAAGAAAACAATCCAGTTTTATCCAGATCATCCGGAACGCTTTGATGGCTTCTGCCAGGCGCTGTGCAAGGAGCCTCTGACTGGTTTCCGATTTTACTGGGAGGCAGAGTGGAGCGGGGAGTTTTCCATCGGGGTGGCCTACAAGAGCATCAGTCGCAAGGGGAAGAGTTCGCACAGCCTGCTGGGCTACAACGACAAGTCTTGGAGTCTCCTTTGCTCAGACTCAGGCTACTCTGCCTGGCACAACAAAGTAGACAGAGACCTTCCTGATGCTCCCAAGGCCACACGAATTGGTGTGTACCTGGATTATGCAGGCAACACTGTGGCCTTTTACTCAATATCAGAGGCCATGGAGCTTATCCACAGATTCAAAGCTCAGTTTAGTGAGCCTTTGTATGCTGGTTTTGGTGTGGGCTCCTCTGTTACCCTCTGCCAGCTACAGCCATTGTGA